CGCGACCAGATCGCGCCGGGTCTTGGCCAGGGGCAGCAGGCTCGGCACGCCAAGATAGTCGGGCACCGCCATGAAATAGAGATGCAGCAGATGGCTTTGCAGATTCTCGCCGTAACTGAGCAACCGGCGCAACCCTTGCGCTTGCGCGGACACCTTGACCCCCAGAGCGTTCTCCGTGGCCGCCAGGGACGCCAGGGTATGGGACACCGAGCACACCCCGCAGATCCGGGCGGCAATCGGCGCCACGTCCGAGTAATGGCGGCCTTTGAGCATCACCTCAAAAAAACGCGGCGACTCGACGATCTCCAGGCGGCACTCCTTGAGTTCGCCGTTGAGCGTATCGACCACCAGGTTGGCGTGCCCTTCCATGCGGGCGAGGTGCTTGATTTCGATGTTCATGAAAGCCTTATTCCGTCGGCAAAAATCACTTCACCGCTGAGACCGCGGAGTGCGCAGAGAAAACTCTGAAGGATCGTTTTTTTCTTTTTAACCCTCAGCGGCCTCTGCGCTCTCAGCGGTGAAAACTTAGGATTTCTCCGGCGGCAAGTTGAAGATGCGGAACTCCGCGAGGATATCTTCCACCGTCAGGCCGTGCTGTTCGAGGATCTGCCGGTAGGGCTGCGAACGGGGGTTATCCACCAGGCCGCGGCAGCCGCGGCAGCGATCCCCGGCGGCGAGACACAGAGCGTTGCACCCGGCGCGGGTCACGGGACCGAGGCATACGGTGCCGTGCTCGAAAGTGCAGGGATATTCGCCGAGCTTGCACTCGACGCACACCGCGTAGGCGGGTAACTCCGGCGTGCGCCCGACCAGCAGCGCCTGCAGCAGGCCGAGAAATTCCTGACCGTCGATGGGACAACCGGGCACCCGCGCATCCACCTGGACAAAGCACTCCAGGGGGCGCGGAAGCCTTTGTTCAATCCCCTCCACCACCCGGCCATAGGCACTCCGGCCCAGTTCATCCGGCGGACAGAAATGACTCAGGGCGTTGACTCCCGCGTTGTCGGCGCAGGCGCCCAAAGCCACCAGGGTGCGGCTGCGCTCGCGGATACGTTGCAGTCTCGCCGCCTCCTCGGGCGAGGCGATGCTGCCTTCGACGAAGGCGATGTCCAGAGCCGCGGCCTGCCCCGTCATAATCTCGCGAAATTCTACAATTTCAACCAGTTCCAGAAGTTCGAGAAATTCGTCCTCAAGGTTGAGGATGGTAAGCTGGCAGCCCTCACAGCAGGTAAAATCGAAGAATCCGACGCGCGGCTTCATCGCTCAATAGCCTCTTTGAGATGTTTGACTCGCGCGTAGGGAAAAATCGGCCCGCTTTCGCACACGCAGATGTCGTTGATGCGGCACTTGCCGCATTTGCCCAGACCGCACTTCATGTGTCGCTCCAAGTTGAGAAACAACCGATCCTCGGCAATCCCCAAGCGAAACAACAGGGGATTGAGGGAGCGGTACATGCGCGCCGGGCCCGACACCGCCACCGTGGTGCGTTCGGGGATAACATCGAGATCCTTGAACAGATGGGTGATGTCACCGCGTGTCACCACCCAGGGATTGTCGCCGTTGACAGCGGCAAAACGGCAGTCGATTTCACCACTGCGATGCCAGGCGAGCAGTTCGTCACGAAACAGGTAATGGCCGACGGAGCGCGCGCCGTAGAGCAGCAGCACACGGCCGAAGCGCGCGCGTTGGGCGAGGATGCCGAGCAACAATGAGCGCAGGGTGATCAGTCCCATGCCGCCGGCCACCAACAGCACATCGCGCCCGGCGAAATCCTCCAGTGGAAAGCCGTTGCCGAAGGGGCCGCGCACCCCGACCGTATCGCCTGGTTTGAGGCGGTGCATGGCCTGGGTCAGAGTCCCGGCGGCGCGCACCACCACATCGACCTCGTCCCCCGGCACCGGGGCCGAAGCAATGGTGAAGGGCGCCTCGCCCAGGCCGAACACACTGATCTCAAGAAACTCGCCGGGCTCAAACTCAATGGGCTCGGGCAGACGCAGGCGAAAAAGTTTTTCGGTTTCCGTCAGTTGCGCGACGTAGAGGATTTCCGCAAGTTGCGGGCGATACTCTGCTCCCGGCATCTGCCGCAAGGCGGGACGGGCCTGCTCGTCGAACAGGCGATTAAGCAGGGGCACCGGATCGATGCGACTCAGGCATTCGCGGCTGCAACGCCCGCAGCCGACACAGGCGGTGCGCTGGTACTTGTCCCACAGGTATTTGTACTTACGAAAAAAGCGGTGGCGCTGGCGATCGCCCTGATTGCCGCGAAAGTCATCGCCGCCCGCCACCTTGGTGAACTGGTCGAACTGGCAGGAATCCCAGGTGCGCACCCGCTCACCACCGGCCAGGTTGAGGTCGAGACGATCTTCCACGTTAAAGCAGTAGCAGGTCGGGCAGAGCATGGTGCAGGCGCCGCAGCCCAGGCAGCGGCCGCCCAGTTCCTCCCACAGGGGATGCTCGTAGACCTTCTCCATGAGCGGGGCCAGGGATTCGAAGGGAAAATCCAGGCGTGTCGGACACTGCTTGACTTGCAGAGGTAGCGGCGGTTCGCCGGGCCGCGCGCCCACCAAAGGCGCGTAATGACACAAAAGAGCTTCGCCACGCCGACTGCCCGTCTGCACCAGATAGGAGCCGCCGTCGAGTCGGTGGAAAAACAGATCGAAACCTTCCGCCACGCGGTCGGTGCCCATGCTGGTGCAGAAACAATGGGCGTCGGGTACGCAGTCGACACCGATAAGGATGGTCACCTCGCGCTTGGCACGGTAGGCGCTGTCGGCTTCGCCGTCGAACAAGCAGTTGTCGAGCACCTGCACCGCATGCAGATCGCAGGGATGCATGCCGAAAATCACGCGCGGCGTGGCGGCCCGCTCAGGCTCAAGCAGTACGCCGCCGCTAAGGCGGAAACGGAACAGCTTCTCCCAGTTGGGAAAAAGAAATTTTTTCGGTGAATGGATGTGCGGAGAAAATTCCAGAATCAACGCCGCCGGATCATCCAGGCGTGCCAGGGTCTGGCGATTGCCCTGCTCCTGCACCCCCACAACCTCAAAGGCGCTTTGCAGCGCGCGGGCGAAATTCTCGATTTCGCCGCGACTCATGCGCCGCCAACGCGGGTCGTCCAGGGGCAGCCGCCCGGCGGGATCGGTGAGAATCTGGTTCATGCGTAAGAAAACCCGAGGACAGGGAGAAAAAAACGGATGGTGAAAAAGCTTGGGAAAGTTTAAGCGAGGGGCGGTTGCAGAGTCAAGGCAGGGGA
This genomic stretch from Geoalkalibacter ferrihydriticus DSM 17813 harbors:
- a CDS encoding 4Fe-4S dicluster domain-containing protein, with product MNQILTDPAGRLPLDDPRWRRMSRGEIENFARALQSAFEVVGVQEQGNRQTLARLDDPAALILEFSPHIHSPKKFLFPNWEKLFRFRLSGGVLLEPERAATPRVIFGMHPCDLHAVQVLDNCLFDGEADSAYRAKREVTILIGVDCVPDAHCFCTSMGTDRVAEGFDLFFHRLDGGSYLVQTGSRRGEALLCHYAPLVGARPGEPPLPLQVKQCPTRLDFPFESLAPLMEKVYEHPLWEELGGRCLGCGACTMLCPTCYCFNVEDRLDLNLAGGERVRTWDSCQFDQFTKVAGGDDFRGNQGDRQRHRFFRKYKYLWDKYQRTACVGCGRCSRECLSRIDPVPLLNRLFDEQARPALRQMPGAEYRPQLAEILYVAQLTETEKLFRLRLPEPIEFEPGEFLEISVFGLGEAPFTIASAPVPGDEVDVVVRAAGTLTQAMHRLKPGDTVGVRGPFGNGFPLEDFAGRDVLLVAGGMGLITLRSLLLGILAQRARFGRVLLLYGARSVGHYLFRDELLAWHRSGEIDCRFAAVNGDNPWVVTRGDITHLFKDLDVIPERTTVAVSGPARMYRSLNPLLFRLGIAEDRLFLNLERHMKCGLGKCGKCRINDICVCESGPIFPYARVKHLKEAIER